The Xanthomonas sp. CFBP 8443 genome has a window encoding:
- a CDS encoding Hsp20/alpha crystallin family protein, whose amino-acid sequence MSIVRYRQWPAQAAFQNEIKQVFDRFFDPNGGTDESAVVTAQWVPRVDIKEEPERFVLYADLPGIDPSEIEVSMDKGILSIKGERKSESAADSERFSRIERRYGSFHRRFALPDSADPDGISATGYHGVLEVRIPKRPASTPRRIQVDTGATIVQ is encoded by the coding sequence ATGAGCATCGTCCGTTATCGCCAGTGGCCGGCCCAGGCCGCATTCCAGAACGAGATCAAGCAGGTGTTCGACCGCTTCTTCGACCCCAACGGCGGCACCGACGAATCGGCCGTCGTCACCGCGCAGTGGGTGCCGCGCGTGGACATCAAGGAGGAGCCGGAGCGCTTCGTGCTGTACGCCGACCTGCCGGGCATCGACCCGAGCGAGATCGAGGTGTCGATGGACAAGGGCATCCTGTCGATCAAGGGCGAGCGCAAGAGCGAATCGGCCGCCGACAGCGAGCGCTTCTCGCGCATCGAGCGCCGCTACGGCAGCTTCCACCGCCGCTTCGCGCTGCCCGACAGCGCCGACCCCGATGGCATTTCCGCCACCGGCTACCATGGCGTGCTGGAAGTGCGCATCCCCAAGCGCCCGGCGAGCACGCCGCGCCGGATCCAGGTCGACACCGGGGCCACGATCGTGCAGTAA
- a CDS encoding DnaJ C-terminal domain-containing protein, with product MEFKDYYATLGVEPSAGDAEIKTAYRRLARKYHPDVSKEAGAEDKFKAINEAYEALRDPPKRAAYDQLRAQGYRPGEEFQAPPNYGGAQGYDFEEVFGNGGAGGGFSDFFESLFARQQRARQGGAGPGPGAAPRGDTRAKLAVPLEAVYSGDSVRITINGKQLDVRVPKGVRPGQVIRLSGQGNGGSNLLLEIEYAAHPQFEVDGLNILYTLPVTPWQAALGTSISVPTLGGAVELKIPPESDAGRKLRLRGRGLPGTTPGDQIVELEVLAPAPETEAQRKAYRTLAKAFGEAV from the coding sequence ATGGAATTCAAGGATTACTACGCCACCCTGGGCGTGGAGCCCAGCGCGGGCGACGCCGAGATCAAGACCGCGTACCGGCGGCTGGCGCGCAAATACCATCCCGACGTCAGCAAGGAGGCCGGCGCCGAGGACAAGTTCAAGGCCATCAACGAGGCCTACGAAGCGCTGCGCGATCCGCCTAAGCGCGCCGCCTACGACCAGCTGCGCGCGCAGGGCTACCGGCCCGGCGAAGAGTTTCAGGCCCCGCCCAACTACGGCGGCGCGCAGGGCTACGACTTCGAGGAAGTGTTCGGCAACGGCGGCGCCGGCGGCGGCTTCAGCGATTTCTTCGAGAGCCTGTTCGCGCGCCAGCAGCGCGCGCGCCAGGGCGGCGCCGGTCCCGGTCCGGGCGCCGCCCCGCGTGGCGACACCCGCGCCAAGCTGGCGGTGCCGTTGGAAGCGGTCTACAGTGGCGACAGCGTGCGCATCACCATCAACGGCAAGCAGCTGGACGTGCGCGTGCCCAAGGGCGTGCGCCCCGGCCAGGTGATCCGGCTGAGCGGGCAGGGCAACGGCGGCAGCAACCTGTTGCTGGAGATCGAGTACGCCGCGCACCCGCAGTTCGAGGTGGACGGGCTCAACATCCTGTACACCCTGCCGGTGACGCCGTGGCAGGCGGCGCTGGGCACCAGCATCAGCGTGCCGACCCTGGGCGGTGCGGTGGAGCTGAAGATCCCACCGGAGTCGGACGCCGGGCGCAAGCTGCGCCTGCGCGGCCGCGGCCTGCCGGGCACCACGCCGGGCGACCAGATCGTCGAACTGGAAGTGCTGGCACCGGCGCCGGAGACCGAGGCGCAGCGCAAGGCGTATCGCACTCTGGCCAAGGCGTTCGGCGAGGCGGTGTGA
- the pilH gene encoding twitching motility response regulator PilH, which translates to MARILIVDDSPSQLLGIQRIVEKLGHETITATDGAAGVEAAKASLPDLVLMDVVMPNLNGFQATRTLRREPSTQNIPVILVTTKDQDTDRMWGMRQGARAYITKPFSEDELSEVIERVFSGEDGPKG; encoded by the coding sequence ATGGCACGCATCCTGATCGTCGACGATTCGCCGTCGCAGCTGCTCGGCATCCAGCGCATCGTCGAAAAGCTGGGCCACGAAACGATCACCGCCACCGACGGCGCCGCCGGCGTGGAAGCGGCCAAGGCGTCGCTGCCGGACCTGGTGCTGATGGACGTGGTGATGCCCAACCTCAACGGCTTCCAGGCCACCCGCACCCTGCGCCGCGAGCCGAGCACGCAGAACATCCCGGTGATCCTGGTCACCACCAAGGACCAGGACACCGACCGCATGTGGGGCATGCGCCAGGGCGCCCGCGCCTACATCACCAAGCCGTTCTCCGAGGACGAACTGTCCGAGGTGATCGAGCGGGTGTTCAGTGGGGAGGATGGGCCGAAGGGGTGA
- a CDS encoding acryloyl-CoA reductase codes for MSVPASFPAFRIHQDDAGYRAAVEPVALDQLSPGEVVIRGAWSSVNFKDALAGTGQGKILRRFPLVGGIDVAGHVVASTDPGFKEGDAVLVTGCGLSETRDGGYSQYARLEAKWVVPLPAGLSLRESMVLGTAGFTAALALLRLLDNRQTPDHGPLCVTGATGGVGSLAIDIFSRAGFEVHAVSGKADRAEHLKALGASQVLGRDALQTKRPLESVRFGGGLDNVGGAMLTSLLAQTAPYGNVASAGLAATPELDMTVMPFILRGVSLLGIGSAGTARDLRDLIWQHLGSDWKPRHLDAICTREVDLSGLPEVFATMLAGQSFGRTVVRLDAAA; via the coding sequence ATGTCCGTCCCCGCCAGCTTCCCCGCCTTCCGCATCCACCAGGACGACGCCGGCTACCGCGCCGCGGTCGAGCCGGTGGCCCTGGACCAGCTCAGCCCGGGCGAAGTGGTGATCCGCGGCGCCTGGTCGTCGGTGAACTTCAAGGACGCGCTGGCCGGCACCGGCCAGGGCAAGATCCTGCGCCGCTTCCCGCTGGTGGGCGGCATCGACGTGGCCGGGCACGTGGTCGCCTCGACCGACCCGGGGTTCAAGGAGGGCGATGCGGTGCTGGTCACCGGCTGCGGCCTGAGCGAGACCCGCGACGGCGGCTACAGCCAATACGCGCGGCTGGAGGCCAAGTGGGTGGTGCCGCTGCCGGCCGGGCTGAGCCTGCGCGAGAGCATGGTGCTGGGCACCGCCGGCTTCACCGCGGCACTGGCGCTGCTGCGCCTGCTCGACAACCGGCAGACCCCGGACCACGGCCCGCTGTGCGTGACCGGCGCCACCGGCGGGGTCGGCTCGCTGGCGATCGACATCTTCAGCCGCGCCGGCTTCGAGGTGCACGCGGTCAGCGGCAAGGCCGACCGCGCCGAGCACCTGAAGGCGCTGGGCGCCAGCCAGGTGCTGGGCCGCGACGCGCTGCAGACTAAACGCCCGCTGGAGTCGGTGCGCTTCGGCGGCGGCCTGGACAACGTCGGCGGCGCGATGCTGACCAGCCTGCTGGCGCAGACGGCGCCGTACGGCAACGTCGCCAGCGCCGGGCTGGCGGCGACCCCGGAGCTGGACATGACGGTGATGCCGTTCATCCTGCGCGGCGTATCGCTGCTGGGGATCGGCTCGGCCGGCACCGCGCGCGACCTGCGCGACCTGATCTGGCAGCACCTGGGCAGCGACTGGAAACCGCGCCACCTGGACGCGATCTGCACCCGCGAGGTGGACCTGTCCGGGCTGCCCGAGGTGTTCGCGACGATGCTGGCCGGGCAGTCGTTCGGGCGCACCGTGGTGCGGCTGGATGCGGCCGCGTAG
- the hflK gene encoding FtsH protease activity modulator HflK, protein MAWNTPGGKGTDGPDNNGRNPWKPRGGNGGGRWGGMPGPLKDLFGGDGGNIGRWVLGAAVLLLLFSSFQLIGEQQRGVVLRFGQFSRILQPGPNFKLPWPIESVRKVNATEIKTFSNQVPVLTRDENIVSVSLNVQYRIDDPRMYVFGSRDADQVLEQAAQSAVREQVGRADLNVVLNNRGPMATAARERLQAALSAYRTGLIVTGLTLPDARPPEEVKPAFDEVNGAQQVKERLINEAQAYAAKVVPEARGQAARTRTVAEGYKDASIARAQGDAERFTLLQQQYQNAPDVTRKRLWLETVQKVLSENRKVIGGDGRQLIYVPMPADGKGAAGAAPPASSSGGVPTLPQDVLMPSLSSSSAESIRSPERTPRPNGREEVQR, encoded by the coding sequence ATGGCCTGGAATACACCCGGCGGCAAGGGCACAGACGGCCCGGACAATAACGGGCGCAATCCCTGGAAGCCGCGTGGCGGCAATGGCGGCGGCAGGTGGGGCGGGATGCCCGGTCCCTTGAAGGATCTGTTCGGCGGCGACGGCGGCAACATCGGCCGTTGGGTGCTGGGCGCGGCGGTGCTGCTGCTGCTGTTCAGCAGCTTCCAGCTGATCGGCGAGCAGCAGCGCGGCGTGGTGCTGCGCTTCGGCCAGTTCTCGCGGATCCTGCAGCCCGGCCCGAACTTCAAGCTGCCGTGGCCGATCGAGTCGGTGCGCAAGGTCAACGCCACCGAGATCAAAACCTTCAGCAACCAGGTGCCGGTGCTGACCCGCGACGAGAACATCGTCAGCGTCTCGCTCAACGTGCAGTACCGCATCGACGACCCGCGCATGTACGTGTTCGGCTCGCGCGACGCCGACCAGGTGCTGGAGCAGGCCGCGCAGAGCGCGGTGCGCGAGCAGGTCGGCCGCGCCGACCTCAACGTGGTGCTGAACAACCGCGGGCCGATGGCCACCGCCGCCCGCGAGCGGCTGCAGGCCGCGCTCAGCGCCTACCGCACCGGCCTGATCGTGACCGGACTGACCCTGCCCGACGCGCGTCCGCCGGAAGAAGTGAAGCCGGCCTTCGACGAGGTCAACGGCGCCCAGCAGGTCAAGGAACGGCTGATCAACGAGGCCCAGGCCTACGCCGCCAAGGTGGTGCCGGAAGCCCGCGGCCAGGCCGCGCGCACCCGCACCGTCGCCGAAGGCTACAAGGACGCGTCGATCGCCCGCGCGCAAGGCGACGCCGAGCGCTTCACCCTGCTGCAGCAGCAGTACCAGAACGCGCCCGACGTCACCCGCAAGCGGCTGTGGCTGGAGACGGTGCAGAAGGTGCTGTCGGAGAACCGCAAGGTCATCGGCGGCGACGGCCGCCAGCTGATCTACGTGCCGATGCCGGCCGATGGCAAGGGCGCCGCCGGCGCCGCGCCGCCGGCGTCCAGCAGTGGCGGCGTGCCGACGCTGCCGCAGGACGTCCTGATGCCGTCGCTGTCCAGCAGCTCGGCCGAGAGTATCCGCAGTCCGGAGCGCACGCCGCGCCCGAACGGCCGTGAGGAGGTGCAGCGATGA
- a CDS encoding protease modulator HflC codes for MRISLWAGVAVVALFALLSSVFVVREDQTAMVLNLGRVVRADLKPGLHFKLPLVETARVFDRRFQVLDTPPARYFTAEQKDVSVDFFAIGYISDVRAFYRATGGDEKVANARLAPIIIDSLRNQINARTLQQLVSGDRSELIAQQLSAINAAGKTLGMQITDLRIKQIDLPTDSQVITDVYERMRAQRKQEASKLRAEGEEQALTIRAQADRESTVLVAEAERDAQKLRGEGDAQAASIYGKAGSADPSFYAFYRSLEAYRGAMADGNAVIVLDKNDPFLQYLKSER; via the coding sequence ATGAGAATTTCCCTGTGGGCGGGCGTAGCCGTGGTGGCGCTGTTCGCGCTGCTCAGCTCGGTGTTCGTGGTGCGCGAGGACCAGACCGCGATGGTGCTCAACCTGGGCCGCGTGGTCCGCGCCGACCTCAAGCCGGGGCTGCACTTCAAGCTGCCGCTGGTGGAGACCGCGCGCGTGTTCGACCGCCGTTTCCAGGTGCTGGACACGCCGCCGGCGCGCTACTTCACCGCCGAGCAGAAGGACGTCAGCGTCGACTTCTTCGCCATCGGCTACATCTCCGACGTGCGCGCGTTCTACCGCGCCACCGGCGGCGACGAGAAGGTGGCCAATGCGCGCCTGGCGCCGATCATCATCGATTCGCTGCGCAACCAGATCAACGCGCGCACGCTGCAGCAGTTGGTCTCCGGCGACCGCAGCGAACTGATCGCGCAGCAGCTCAGCGCGATCAACGCCGCCGGCAAGACCCTGGGCATGCAGATCACTGACCTGCGCATCAAGCAGATCGACCTGCCGACCGACAGCCAGGTGATCACCGACGTGTACGAGCGCATGCGCGCCCAGCGCAAGCAGGAAGCCAGCAAGCTGCGCGCCGAGGGCGAGGAGCAGGCGCTGACCATCCGCGCGCAGGCCGATCGCGAGAGCACGGTGCTGGTCGCCGAGGCCGAGCGCGACGCGCAGAAGCTGCGCGGCGAAGGCGACGCGCAGGCCGCCAGCATCTACGGCAAGGCCGGCTCCGCCGACCCGTCGTTCTATGCGTTCTACCGCAGCCTGGAGGCCTATCGCGGCGCCATGGCCGACGGCAACGCGGTGATCGTGCTCGACAAGAACGATCCGTTCTTGCAGTACCTGAAGAGCGAGCGCTGA
- a CDS encoding DUF2065 family protein: protein MHDLIAAVCLIVIFEGLILLVAPDAWKRLVQQMLAMPAAQLRIAGGVALAVGLLALWWVRG, encoded by the coding sequence ATGCACGATCTGATCGCCGCGGTGTGCCTGATCGTCATCTTCGAGGGCCTGATCCTGCTGGTCGCGCCGGACGCGTGGAAGCGGCTGGTGCAGCAGATGCTGGCCATGCCGGCGGCGCAGTTGCGGATCGCCGGCGGCGTCGCCCTGGCGGTGGGGCTGCTCGCCCTGTGGTGGGTCCGCGGCTGA
- a CDS encoding adenylosuccinate synthase, translating to MGQSVVVLGAQWGDEGKGKIVDLLTEEIGAVVRFQGGHNAGHTLVINGKKTVLHLIPSGILREDALCLIGNGVVISPAALIKEISELEEAGVEVRSRLKISPAAPLIMPYHIALDQAREKAAGGKAIGTTGRGIGPAYEDKVARRGIRIADLHYPPQLEELLRTALDYHNFVLTKYLGVDAVDFQKTFDEALAFGEYVQPMKYDVAGILHDLRKQGKRVLFEGAQGALLDIDHGTYPYVTSSNTTVGGALAGTGVGADAIDYVLGIAKAYATRVGGGPFPTELDDEVGQGIRDRGAEYGASTGRPRRCGWMDIVALKRAVAINGISGLCITKLDVLDGMEKLKICIAYEYRGKRTEYAPLDAQGWEECTPVYLEFPGWTENTHGITVWDELPPAARAYLRALEELAGCPISIVSTGPDRDHTMVLQDPFA from the coding sequence ATGGGTCAGTCAGTTGTCGTGCTCGGCGCCCAGTGGGGCGATGAAGGCAAAGGCAAGATCGTCGATCTGCTCACCGAGGAAATCGGCGCCGTCGTGCGCTTCCAGGGCGGCCACAACGCCGGCCACACCCTCGTCATCAACGGCAAGAAGACCGTCCTGCACCTGATCCCGTCCGGCATCCTGCGCGAAGACGCGCTGTGCCTGATCGGCAACGGCGTGGTGATCTCCCCGGCCGCGCTGATCAAGGAAATCAGCGAGCTGGAGGAAGCAGGCGTGGAAGTGCGTTCGCGCCTGAAGATCTCCCCGGCCGCGCCGCTGATCATGCCGTACCACATCGCCCTGGACCAGGCCCGCGAGAAGGCCGCCGGCGGCAAGGCCATCGGCACCACCGGCCGCGGCATCGGCCCGGCGTACGAAGACAAGGTGGCGCGCCGCGGCATCCGCATCGCCGACCTGCATTACCCGCCGCAGCTGGAAGAACTGCTGCGCACCGCGCTGGACTACCACAACTTCGTGCTGACCAAGTACCTGGGCGTGGACGCGGTCGATTTCCAGAAGACCTTCGACGAAGCCCTGGCCTTCGGCGAATACGTGCAGCCGATGAAGTACGACGTGGCCGGCATCCTTCACGACCTGCGCAAGCAGGGCAAGCGCGTGCTGTTCGAAGGCGCGCAGGGCGCGCTGCTGGACATCGATCACGGCACCTACCCGTACGTCACCAGCTCCAACACCACGGTGGGCGGCGCGCTGGCCGGCACCGGCGTCGGCGCCGATGCCATCGACTACGTGCTCGGCATCGCCAAGGCCTACGCCACCCGCGTCGGTGGCGGTCCGTTCCCGACCGAACTGGACGACGAAGTGGGCCAGGGCATCCGCGACCGCGGCGCCGAGTACGGCGCCTCCACCGGCCGCCCGCGCCGCTGCGGCTGGATGGACATCGTCGCGCTCAAGCGCGCCGTCGCCATCAACGGCATCTCCGGCCTGTGCATCACCAAGCTCGACGTGCTCGACGGCATGGAGAAGCTGAAGATCTGCATCGCCTACGAATACCGCGGCAAGCGCACCGAGTACGCCCCGCTGGACGCGCAGGGCTGGGAAGAGTGCACCCCCGTGTACCTGGAGTTCCCCGGCTGGACCGAGAACACCCACGGCATCACCGTGTGGGACGAACTGCCGCCCGCCGCCCGCGCCTACCTGCGCGCGCTGGAGGAACTGGCCGGCTGTCCGATCTCCATCGTCTCCACCGGCCCGGACCGCGACCACACGATGGTGCTGCAGGATCCGTTCGCGTGA
- a CDS encoding DUF1778 domain-containing protein: MSTTTIRLPDALKARIAKAAEAAGTTAHNFILEAIAEKAELAERRADFHAQADQRWAEFLETGETIPWDEARTYFRARVAGKPTKRPVARKLEG, from the coding sequence ATGAGCACCACCACCATCCGCCTGCCGGACGCGCTCAAGGCCCGCATCGCCAAGGCGGCGGAAGCCGCCGGCACCACGGCGCACAATTTCATCCTGGAAGCCATCGCCGAGAAGGCCGAGCTGGCCGAGCGGCGCGCCGACTTCCACGCCCAGGCCGATCAGCGCTGGGCCGAGTTCCTGGAGACGGGTGAGACCATCCCGTGGGACGAGGCGCGCACCTACTTCCGCGCCCGGGTTGCAGGAAAGCCTACGAAGCGGCCAGTGGCGCGCAAGCTGGAAGGCTGA
- a CDS encoding type II toxin-antitoxin system RelE/ParE family toxin: MTRIRFAPGVVEDLERIAAYLRDHESEQAEERAEEIVSAFDVLAGNPLIGCPVHGDSRELVMSRGSHGYVALYRYVDVTDTVIVMALRAQREAGYARDA, encoded by the coding sequence GTGACGCGCATCCGCTTCGCTCCCGGCGTGGTCGAGGACCTGGAGCGGATCGCCGCGTATTTGCGCGACCACGAGAGCGAGCAAGCAGAAGAGAGAGCCGAGGAGATCGTCAGCGCGTTCGACGTGCTGGCAGGCAATCCGTTGATCGGCTGCCCGGTCCATGGAGACAGCCGCGAACTGGTGATGAGCCGCGGTTCGCACGGGTACGTGGCGTTGTATCGCTATGTGGATGTGACCGACACGGTGATCGTGATGGCGCTTCGCGCACAGCGGGAGGCGGGCTATGCACGTGATGCATGA
- a CDS encoding tetratricopeptide repeat-containing diguanylate cyclase, protein MRSRFGWQPLGALLWWVVLGLPAAAVAAPCTQALSACVAELREQDPAAALQLGEPAWDAGGDARDRTALGLELVDAASAANRPERIVAIGSVLRQQTDLSPQQRLRLLKRLNGAMWQTRDAARIAELEAEMTRFERLLPDEPSLAELWRQLAASYYKMGAQDDALRVARLALSKVRKHPDLVDYNANQIVFVVSAQQGRLPDAIAALLEVERVGKALGKPADPALLHNATGVFVYAHEWPKAIDYGQRALAAYDANPRKGLARADVLNNLGSAYEGADQLQRAEALYRQALASARTAGDASLSGPLNNLANVLRRLHRPREALPLLREAAALIDAGSNGEHGDYGEAAIVYSNIGLTLVDLGQREAAATEFERSRALFAQSDNVPRRLELYPRMIDNLDALGRTREALALMREYKTVNDEAVNVESKTRIAELESAVDLARKNTELAAVGRARAAEQAAYAQLQAREQRQRAMVYGLLAAVLALVAFVAWKVREARARRRINAELARKNDEIQAQHRELEQLTAVIRRQSEEDALTGLRNRRYVTGWLQARDTPAPAQEREPLLVAVLDIDHFKRVNDLHGHEGGDHALMHLSDILRECARGSDVIARWGGEEFLWICPGGTLADAPVLFRRLRERLHAEPLVRPTGTVALTVSMGVSLFPAQPGGDWSLSLRIADAALYRAKHGGRDRWVALTLSDAAPALAEAGPDLPLEMLQAQGLLLQSGGAVEQPAAATERTDD, encoded by the coding sequence GTGCGCAGTCGCTTTGGTTGGCAGCCGCTCGGTGCGCTGCTGTGGTGGGTCGTGCTCGGGTTGCCGGCAGCGGCGGTGGCGGCGCCGTGCACACAGGCGTTGAGCGCATGCGTGGCGGAGCTGCGCGAGCAGGATCCGGCCGCGGCGCTGCAACTGGGCGAGCCCGCCTGGGACGCCGGCGGCGACGCGCGCGACCGCACCGCGCTGGGCCTGGAACTGGTCGACGCGGCCTCCGCGGCGAATCGTCCCGAGCGCATCGTCGCCATCGGCTCGGTGCTGCGCCAGCAGACCGACCTGTCGCCGCAGCAGCGGCTGCGCCTGCTCAAGCGGCTCAACGGCGCCATGTGGCAGACGCGCGATGCCGCCCGCATCGCCGAGCTCGAAGCCGAGATGACCCGCTTCGAGCGCCTGCTGCCGGACGAGCCCAGCCTGGCCGAGCTGTGGCGGCAGCTGGCCGCGTCCTACTACAAGATGGGCGCGCAGGACGATGCGCTGCGCGTGGCGCGGCTGGCGCTGTCCAAGGTCCGCAAGCACCCGGACCTGGTCGACTACAACGCCAACCAGATCGTCTTCGTCGTGTCCGCGCAGCAGGGGCGTTTGCCCGATGCCATCGCCGCGCTGCTCGAGGTCGAACGTGTCGGCAAGGCGCTGGGCAAGCCGGCCGATCCGGCGCTGCTGCACAACGCCACAGGCGTGTTCGTGTATGCCCACGAATGGCCCAAGGCGATCGACTACGGCCAGCGCGCGCTGGCCGCCTACGACGCCAACCCGCGCAAAGGGCTGGCGCGCGCGGACGTGCTCAACAACCTGGGTTCGGCCTACGAAGGCGCCGACCAGCTGCAGCGTGCCGAGGCGCTCTACCGGCAGGCCCTGGCCAGCGCGCGCACCGCGGGCGACGCTTCGCTCAGCGGTCCACTGAACAACCTGGCCAACGTGCTGCGCCGCCTGCACCGCCCGCGCGAGGCGCTGCCGCTGCTGCGCGAGGCCGCCGCACTGATCGACGCCGGCAGCAACGGCGAGCACGGCGACTACGGCGAGGCCGCCATCGTCTATTCCAACATCGGCCTGACGCTGGTCGATCTCGGGCAGCGCGAGGCGGCCGCCACCGAGTTCGAACGCTCGCGCGCCCTGTTCGCGCAATCGGACAACGTGCCGCGGCGCCTGGAACTGTATCCGCGCATGATCGACAACCTCGACGCGCTCGGCCGCACCCGCGAGGCGCTGGCGCTGATGCGCGAGTACAAGACGGTCAACGACGAGGCGGTGAACGTCGAATCCAAGACCCGCATCGCCGAACTCGAATCGGCGGTGGACCTGGCGCGCAAGAACACCGAGCTGGCCGCGGTCGGCCGCGCGCGCGCCGCCGAACAGGCCGCCTATGCGCAACTGCAGGCGCGCGAGCAGCGCCAGCGGGCGATGGTCTACGGCCTGCTCGCCGCTGTATTGGCGCTGGTCGCGTTCGTCGCCTGGAAGGTGCGCGAGGCGCGTGCGCGCCGGCGCATCAACGCCGAACTGGCGCGCAAGAACGACGAGATCCAGGCCCAGCACCGCGAACTGGAGCAGCTCACCGCAGTGATCCGCCGCCAGAGCGAAGAGGACGCACTGACCGGCCTGCGCAACCGCCGCTACGTCACCGGCTGGCTGCAGGCGCGCGACACCCCGGCGCCGGCGCAGGAGCGCGAGCCGCTGCTGGTCGCAGTGCTGGACATCGACCACTTCAAGCGCGTCAACGACCTGCACGGCCACGAAGGTGGCGACCATGCGCTGATGCACCTGAGCGACATCCTGCGCGAGTGCGCGCGCGGCTCCGACGTCATCGCCCGCTGGGGCGGCGAGGAGTTCCTGTGGATCTGCCCGGGCGGCACCCTGGCCGATGCGCCGGTGCTGTTCCGGCGCCTGCGCGAACGCCTGCATGCCGAGCCGCTGGTACGGCCCACCGGCACCGTCGCGCTCACCGTGTCGATGGGCGTGAGCCTGTTCCCCGCGCAGCCCGGTGGCGACTGGTCGCTGAGCCTGCGCATCGCCGATGCCGCCCTGTACCGCGCCAAGCACGGCGGCCGAGACCGTTGGGTGGCGCTCACCCTGAGCGATGCGGCCCCGGCGTTGGCCGAGGCCGGCCCGGACCTGCCGCTCGAGATGCTGCAGGCGCAGGGCCTGCTGCTGCAGAGCGGCGGGGCGGTGGAGCAGCCGGCCGCGGCCACCGAGCGCACCGACGACTAG
- a CDS encoding XVIPCD domain-containing protein, which translates to MARSNDLDIRPSADRITTLFNANRSAEALALLEERRQNQPEAVQDALDRYVGVGASASIATHLHGAADPAATAALQRLQTAATAQPRFPAQTQIATLSDAQTYDVYASIVQVRGNDAAHDALSRANERVVLGLRQENSTLAAMEDRQHSATIRDDDPATPNVNEAQAGTGVYNDRLVVLWKDADGTRHVQGAEKANTEPTAQYDHHAGNTGHRPRAEGGVENRTFAPSPGYESIARPRKIEGDDVNADGIRDLGRLSDGTIEMQMGQHPNPTRPGTMDNALRPSQAAVAAGHGAVQRDTNADGWFNQTDVNGVQDLNDTFKIHRGSSGSTDSAGCQTIHPTEYQGFINAVQGNPAQTRWQYVLTSTTPGPVREQQRDQGQQQEDARPGPARQDGRAPQEHHRPEGRPAEPPHGGQRRAEIEPAQQAEPHPLYAQANTRVGQLDASIGRSSDEHSASMSASLALLAKEHGLERIDHVLLSNQTPRAAAAPPCSSCRASRATRRTCVPACLRTLRSIHLWSNRWHGYKC; encoded by the coding sequence ATGGCCAGATCCAACGACCTCGATATCCGGCCCAGCGCAGATCGGATCACCACATTGTTCAATGCCAACCGTTCGGCAGAAGCCTTGGCACTGTTGGAAGAGCGACGGCAAAACCAGCCCGAGGCCGTGCAGGACGCGCTGGACCGCTACGTGGGCGTGGGCGCGAGCGCCAGCATTGCGACCCACTTGCACGGGGCCGCCGATCCTGCCGCCACGGCGGCGCTGCAGCGCCTGCAGACTGCGGCAACCGCGCAGCCACGCTTTCCTGCGCAAACCCAGATAGCCACGTTGAGCGATGCGCAAACCTACGATGTCTACGCCAGCATCGTGCAGGTGAGGGGCAACGATGCCGCGCACGATGCATTGTCACGTGCCAACGAACGGGTCGTGCTGGGCCTGCGTCAGGAAAATTCGACGCTTGCCGCAATGGAAGATCGGCAGCATTCCGCAACGATCCGCGACGATGACCCCGCCACACCCAATGTCAACGAGGCGCAGGCCGGCACCGGGGTCTACAACGATCGTCTAGTCGTATTGTGGAAGGACGCCGATGGCACGCGCCATGTGCAGGGCGCCGAGAAGGCAAATACGGAGCCGACGGCGCAGTACGACCACCATGCCGGCAATACCGGGCATCGGCCCCGTGCCGAAGGTGGCGTGGAGAATCGAACGTTCGCTCCTTCCCCTGGCTACGAAAGCATCGCAAGACCAAGGAAGATCGAAGGCGACGACGTCAACGCGGACGGCATCCGGGATCTGGGGCGGTTGAGCGATGGCACCATCGAGATGCAGATGGGACAGCATCCGAATCCGACTCGACCAGGCACCATGGATAACGCCCTGCGGCCCAGCCAGGCGGCGGTTGCCGCCGGCCACGGTGCAGTCCAGCGCGATACCAACGCGGATGGCTGGTTCAACCAGACCGACGTCAACGGAGTGCAGGACCTCAACGACACCTTCAAGATCCACCGGGGCTCCAGTGGCAGTACCGATTCCGCAGGCTGCCAAACGATTCATCCTACGGAATACCAAGGCTTCATCAACGCGGTGCAGGGCAATCCAGCGCAGACCCGTTGGCAATACGTCCTGACCAGCACCACGCCCGGGCCGGTGCGAGAGCAGCAGCGGGACCAAGGACAGCAGCAGGAAGACGCCAGGCCAGGACCAGCCCGGCAGGACGGGCGAGCGCCGCAGGAACATCATCGCCCCGAAGGCCGGCCGGCAGAGCCACCGCACGGCGGGCAGCGCCGGGCAGAAATCGAGCCCGCGCAGCAGGCAGAGCCGCACCCTCTGTACGCCCAGGCGAACACCCGGGTGGGGCAGTTGGACGCCAGCATAGGCAGGAGCAGCGACGAACACAGCGCGAGCATGAGTGCCAGCCTCGCGCTGTTGGCGAAGGAACATGGACTGGAGCGCATCGATCATGTGCTGCTGAGCAACCAAACGCCGCGTGCTGCGGCGGCGCCACCGTGTTCGTCGTGCAGGGCGAGCCGAGCAACCCGGCGCACCTGCGTGCCGGCATGCCTACGGACGTTGCGGTCAATACACCTGTGGAGCAATCGCTGGCACGGTTACAAGTGCTAG